One genomic segment of Candidatus Methanoperedens sp. includes these proteins:
- a CDS encoding HAD-IC family P-type ATPase, whose product MATDGSDYTKKATAHAIEIAKLCGADLHAIYVVDTRYGCGTESCILADTSPERLKSILGCQGDTAIKYIEKLANREGIHTERWIVEGNPAEEIVRAAREKGMDIKDAASFEAVPGHGIRVVIDGKDVLVGNRRLMQINGLDTAHLEQNIQILEIQGKTAMLVAANKTVMGIIAVADTLKENSAEAVAELKKIGVETIMLTGDNERTAKAIALQVGIERVIANVASRRKGRGNKEIAGRGKGCCNGRRWHK is encoded by the coding sequence ATAGCAACAGATGGGTCTGATTATACCAAAAAGGCGACAGCACATGCGATAGAAATCGCAAAGCTTTGCGGAGCAGATCTTCATGCGATTTATGTCGTGGACACAAGATATGGTTGTGGTACTGAATCCTGCATTCTTGCCGATACATCCCCTGAAAGGTTGAAGAGTATTTTGGGATGCCAGGGGGATACAGCCATAAAATATATCGAGAAATTGGCAAATAGAGAAGGTATCCATACTGAAAGATGGATAGTTGAGGGGAACCCGGCTGAGGAGATAGTGAGAGCTGCCAGGGAAAAAGGTATGGATATAAAGGATGCCGCATCCTTTGAGGCTGTGCCCGGACATGGCATCAGAGTGGTTATAGATGGGAAGGACGTGCTTGTAGGTAACCGCAGGCTGATGCAGATCAACGGTCTCGACACGGCGCATCTTGAGCAGAATATCCAGATCCTTGAGATCCAGGGCAAGACCGCAATGCTGGTTGCTGCAAATAAAACGGTTATGGGCATAATAGCAGTTGCAGATACCCTGAAGGAGAACTCAGCAGAAGCTGTGGCTGAGCTAAAAAAGATCGGGGTTGAAACGATAATGCTCACAGGCGATAACGAGAGAACTGCAAAAGCGATTGCACTGCAGGTCGGAATAGAGCGGGTTATTGCAAATGTTGCTTCCCGGAGAAAAGGCAGGGGTAATAAAGAAATTGCAGGCAGAGGGAAAGGTTGTTGCAATGGTAGGCGATGGCATAAATGA
- a CDS encoding AsnC family transcriptional regulator: MVELDNLDVKILTHLQSNSRESFQEIAKRCLTSVPTVKSRVDRLLELGIISKFTIDIDNSKLGITEAILLVDAKPGAISRITEELRGLEEVKELYVTSDSETAIVSRVAGNLQRILAIQEKINLTDVNNIRILSVKNAFTKDSTIPLASSSITLTCSYCNKKMAGDAVRKKFEDTDYFFCCSTCQGEFEKKYTKLLAKV, encoded by the coding sequence ATGGTAGAACTGGACAATCTCGATGTCAAGATATTGACCCATCTGCAGAGCAACAGCAGGGAGTCATTCCAGGAGATTGCAAAGCGCTGTCTTACAAGTGTGCCTACAGTCAAGAGCCGTGTGGACAGGCTTCTTGAACTCGGAATTATCAGTAAATTCACCATAGACATTGATAACAGCAAACTTGGGATAACCGAAGCCATATTACTTGTAGATGCAAAGCCAGGCGCCATAAGCAGGATAACTGAAGAGCTCCGGGGGCTTGAAGAAGTTAAGGAACTGTATGTAACCTCCGATTCTGAAACAGCCATAGTATCAAGGGTAGCAGGGAATTTGCAGCGAATTCTTGCGATACAGGAGAAGATAAACCTCACAGATGTGAATAACATCCGCATATTATCAGTAAAAAACGCATTCACAAAGGATTCAACTATCCCGCTCGCCTCTTCCAGCATAACCCTGACATGTTCTTATTGCAATAAGAAAATGGCAGGAGATGCGGTAAGAAAGAAATTTGAAGACACAGATTATTTCTTTTGCTGCAGTACGTGCCAGGGCGAGTTTGAAAAGAAATACACTAAACTGCTCGCCAAGGTCTAA
- a CDS encoding sulfurtransferase TusA family protein, which produces MAEKIQNTVLDVRGETCPYPFIRTKWQMEKMESGEILKVITDDSEAPHNIDAWTKKSGDEIKKLEREGSSFIIYLKRN; this is translated from the coding sequence ATGGCGGAGAAAATACAAAATACTGTACTGGATGTAAGAGGGGAGACATGCCCTTATCCTTTCATCAGGACAAAATGGCAGATGGAAAAGATGGAAAGTGGCGAGATACTTAAAGTGATAACCGATGATTCTGAGGCGCCTCATAACATCGATGCATGGACGAAAAAATCGGGTGATGAGATTAAGAAACTTGAAAGGGAAGGGAGCTCATTCATTATTTATCTAAAAAGGAATTAA
- a CDS encoding methyltransferase domain-containing protein gives MDRNLNKYIPALSHEWLTPLYDPIMQLFMRESIFKRCLIVQAKIEKAYRVLDIGCGTATLTILIKKVNSEAEVRGLDGDPKILEMAKTKIIREGLDIKLDLGMSFELPYPDSSFDRVVSSLVFHHLTRENKARTFKEILRVLRSGGELHVADFGKPHNALTYLISLIFRHLEETRDNIRGLLPEMMQKAGFDHVEETARYTTLFGTLSLFRARKAL, from the coding sequence ATGGACAGGAATTTAAATAAATATATCCCGGCGCTCAGCCATGAGTGGTTAACACCTTTGTATGATCCGATAATGCAGTTGTTCATGCGCGAGTCCATATTCAAGCGTTGCCTTATCGTGCAGGCAAAGATAGAAAAAGCTTATCGTGTCCTTGACATAGGCTGCGGTACTGCTACACTCACTATTCTCATCAAGAAAGTCAATTCCGAAGCTGAAGTGAGGGGGCTTGACGGAGATCCTAAAATCCTCGAGATGGCAAAGACAAAAATAATTCGTGAAGGTCTTGACATTAAACTTGACCTCGGGATGTCATTTGAATTGCCGTATCCTGACAGCTCTTTTGACCGTGTAGTTTCAAGCCTGGTATTTCATCATCTGACTCGGGAAAACAAAGCCCGCACATTTAAAGAAATATTGCGGGTTCTGCGGTCCGGGGGAGAATTGCATGTCGCTGACTTTGGAAAACCTCATAATGCACTGACGTATTTGATATCCCTGATATTCCGGCATCTTGAAGAAACAAGAGATAACATAAGAGGTTTGCTGCCGGAGATGATGCAGAAAGCTGGTTTTGACCATGTCGAAGAGACAGCCAGATATACGACGCTTTTTGGTACGCTATCCCTATTCAGGGCAAGAAAAGCTCTTTAA
- a CDS encoding DUF63 family protein: protein MSGLIDFINQNYIEGIINDTSYNHFDMITYVIILFAGIYAVLKLLNKLKIKVDEEFVIATIPYIFMGSVFRVIEDANLLNPPIKYFFITPLIYFVIFAICFGILLLTKYLEKTRKIKSYAGMYATAGIIISVAGIIVLALYSKINLKIDILLYSLMPTVALTESVKRISPVIKMAYLRSRIYSFAIFSFLLDSFTTYIGVDLLGYTNKHPFSSFLPSIFGTGIILIPLSLILVILIILLLEKDSKKDHIEDEKYMWVLTLIVLGFSMGARNLLGMVLGV, encoded by the coding sequence ATGAGCGGATTGATTGATTTCATAAATCAAAATTATATTGAAGGCATCATCAACGATACAAGCTATAATCATTTTGACATGATCACATATGTCATCATTTTATTTGCAGGTATATATGCTGTTCTTAAACTATTGAATAAATTGAAAATCAAGGTTGATGAAGAGTTTGTGATTGCCACGATTCCTTATATTTTCATGGGTTCAGTATTTCGAGTAATTGAGGATGCAAATCTACTGAATCCTCCTATCAAATATTTTTTTATTACGCCGCTTATTTACTTTGTAATCTTTGCGATATGTTTTGGTATTCTCCTTTTAACCAAATATCTTGAGAAAACCCGGAAAATAAAGAGTTACGCTGGCATGTATGCAACTGCTGGAATAATAATTTCTGTTGCAGGCATTATCGTTCTTGCTCTTTACTCTAAAATCAATCTGAAAATTGATATTTTACTATATAGTCTGATGCCGACAGTGGCATTGACCGAGTCCGTTAAAAGAATATCCCCTGTGATTAAAATGGCATATCTTCGCAGCAGAATCTATTCATTTGCGATATTTTCATTTTTACTCGATTCATTTACAACATATATAGGCGTGGATCTGCTGGGCTATACCAACAAACACCCTTTCAGTTCCTTCCTTCCCTCGATTTTTGGAACAGGAATTATATTGATTCCTTTATCCTTGATTTTAGTCATATTGATAATCCTGTTGCTTGAAAAAGACTCAAAGAAGGATCACATTGAGGATGAGAAATATATGTGGGTGCTGACATTGATTGTTCTTGGTTTCTCTATGGGTGCCAGGAATTTGCTCGGAATGGTACTTGGAGTTTAG
- a CDS encoding MoaD/ThiS family protein, producing the protein MKIKVNYDFTQQELVGETDVFEIAEGAKLGDLLRIIDTRIMEAGKNKGIETTYKTTLVNEGLNGCVVFINGSARENMLEQLLHDGDKIEFVYGFCGG; encoded by the coding sequence GTGAAAATAAAAGTGAATTATGATTTTACCCAGCAAGAACTGGTTGGCGAAACGGATGTTTTTGAAATTGCAGAAGGAGCTAAACTTGGAGATTTGTTGCGGATAATCGACACCAGGATTATGGAAGCTGGAAAAAATAAGGGTATAGAGACCACTTATAAAACCACGCTGGTAAATGAAGGATTGAATGGATGTGTGGTTTTTATTAATGGTTCTGCGCGGGAAAACATGCTGGAACAATTGCTGCATGACGGTGATAAGATTGAATTCGTCTATGGATTCTGCGGGGGATAA